The Pongo pygmaeus isolate AG05252 chromosome 11, NHGRI_mPonPyg2-v2.0_pri, whole genome shotgun sequence genome includes a region encoding these proteins:
- the C11H2orf88 gene encoding small membrane A-kinase anchor protein, with product MGCMKSKQTFPFPTIYEGEKQHESEEPFMPEERCLPRMPSPVNVKEEVKEPPGTNIVILEYAHRLSQDILCDALQQWACNNIKYHDIPYIESEGP from the coding sequence ATGGGCTGCATGAAATCAAAGCAAACTTTCCCATTTCCTACCATATATGAAGGTGAGAAGCAGCATGAGAGTGAAGAACCCTTTATGCCAGAAGAGAGATGTCTACCTAGGATGCCTTCTCCAGTTAATGTCAAAGAAGAAGTGAAGGAACCTCCAGGGACCAATATTGTGATCTTGGAATATGCACACCGCCTGTCTCAGGATATCTTGTGTGATGCCTTGCAGCAATGGGCATGCAATAACATCAAGTACCATGACATTCCATACATTGAGAGTGAAGGGCCTTGA